One Cryptomeria japonica unplaced genomic scaffold, Sugi_1.0 HiC_scaffold_135, whole genome shotgun sequence genomic window carries:
- the LOC131051958 gene encoding patatin-like protein 2 → MSNQELLPIDVLGDVGARILSVDGGGVRGLIPVQLLKFLEKQLQKLDGEDARLADYFNIMAGTSTGGLITTMLATLDPNDHKHNRPFSTQKIEDFYLKNASLIFPQASKWNIFHGIFGPKYNGKHLVDILEQEKFHERRLCDTATNLVIPTFDIKTQFPTIFASHEAKVDPLKNPHLMDVCLSTTAAPTYFPSHQFTTNSSDGKTQVFNLVDGGVAANNPTLIAMNLVTRAVHQDTRIVDKKEHLDHFIVLSLGTGLEEGIEWDAKKAATWGSLKWITHDGRTPLIESIMNASSDMVNIHTALMLHHVKENYLRIQEWQLKGSEAKMDLITDENLRNLVKKGQELLDKPVRSLNLETGRPETVKNDCTNRMALTKMAERLSKEKKLRDKRSASSALSMNGHSVGINI, encoded by the exons ATGTCGAATCAGGAGCTTCTTCCAATCGATGTCTTGGGGGACGTGGGTGCTAGAATCCTGAGTGTCGATGGAGGAGGAGTACGGGGTCTTATTCCTGTGCAATTGCTCAAATTCTTAGAGAAGCAGTTGCAG AAATTGGATGGGGAAGATGCCAGACTAGCAGATTATTTCAATATAATGGCAGGTACCAGCACTGGAGGTCTCATCACCACAATGTTAGCCACTCTAGACCCGAATGACCACAAACACAATCGTCCTTTTAGTACCCAGAAAATTGAAGATTTCTACTTGAAGAATGCGAGTTTGATATTTCCTCAAGCAAG CAAATGGAATATTTTTCACGGCATTTTTGGTCCCAAATACAATGGCAAACATCTGGTCGATATCTTAGAACAGGAGAAATTTCATGAAAGACGGCTGTGTGATACGGCTACTAACCTGGTGATACCCACCTTCGATATCAAGACGCAGTTTCCTACAATTTTCGCCAGTCATGag GCGAAAGTAGATCCGCTGAAGAATCCACATCTAATGGACGTATGCCTCTCCACAACTGCAGCTCCTACCTATTTTCCATCTCACCAGTTTACAACAAATTCCAGTGACGGAAAGACCCAAGTTTTTAACTTAGTAGATGGAGGAGTAGCGGCTAATAATCCT accttgatagcaatgaacttaGTCACTCGAGCAGTTCATCAGGATACAAGAATAGTCGACAAAAAG GAGCACCTTGACCACTTTATTGTACTTTCTCTTGGAACGGGATTAGAAGAGGGTATTGAATGGGACGCAAAAAAGGCTGCCACATGGGGAAGCTTGAAGTGGATTACTCACGATGGAAGAACGCCTCTCATAGAATCTATCATGAATGCAAGTTCAGACATGGTCAACATTCATACAGCTTTGATGCTCCATCATGTCAAAGAAAACTATCTTAGAATACAG GAATGGCAACTAAAAGGAAGCGAAGCAAAGATGGACCTCATTACGGACGAGAACCTGAGGAATCTTGTGAAGAAAGGCCAGGAACTATTGGATAAGCCTGTTAGAAGTTTAAATTTGGAGACTGGGCGTCCTGAGACAGTGAAGAACGACTGCACAAACAGGATGGCATTGACTAA AATGGCTGAACGACTCTCCAAGGAGAAGAAGTTGAGGGATAAACGGAGCGCATCTTCTGCACTTTCTATGAATGGCCATAGTGTTGGAATAAACATCTGa